The following proteins come from a genomic window of Alosa sapidissima isolate fAloSap1 chromosome 22, fAloSap1.pri, whole genome shotgun sequence:
- the LOC121697426 gene encoding tetraspanin-7-like, with protein MSCALPYDSLSARPSPRRSSEWEREQHAARRLSSPRGPSLLTPTAVSRRPSALPGYLLSPFQDQHDSQQQQLQQQLQQHHQQQQQQQRLSLSLCSEASLAPPVAHVGNAPPCCRAVGVMPLLRLALLAFSCMFWAAGLAIFTLGVWAQASLADYMLLSSNRYPNAPLILLATGAAITAWGFLGCLGVAANLPCLLRAYGFFQLAALMGGLAAGLSGLFYREDIAGGFRSGLHQAVAAYGEDDGRADALDSLQRVLECCGAEGWRDWLSSDWATQDFSGGSAVLPGNITWTSVPDSCCVRRKGCRNRPLPEGGSQGVAAAAGIHPHGCFRKVFSFVNDNVFHIAATVLGLAFIQVAGITLACLLANRLAPRLQRPGVH; from the coding sequence ATGAGCTGTGCACTGCCCTACGACTCGCTGTCAGCGCGGCCGAGCCCACGCCGATCCAGCGAGTGGGAGCGCGAGCAGCACGCAGCACGACGGCTGTCCTCGCCCAGGGGTCCGAGCCTCCTCACCCCTACGGCAGTCTCCCGCCGGCCGTCGGCGCTCCCCGGATACCTGCTCTCACCCTTCCAGGATCAGCACGActcgcagcagcagcagctgcaacAGCAGCTGCAACAgcatcatcagcagcagcagcagcagcagcgtctCTCCTTGTCGCTGTGCTCCGAGGCCTCGCTGGCGCCCCCAGTGGCCCACGTGGGCAATGCCCCACCATGCTGCCGGGCGGTGGGCGTCATGCCCCTACTGCGGCTGGCGCTGCTGGCCTTCAGCTGCATGTTCTGGGCGGCCGGGCTGGCCATCTTCACACTGGGCGTGTGGGCGCAGGCCTCCCTGGCCGACTACATGCTGCTGTCGTCCAACCGCTACCCCAACGCGCCGCTCATTCTCCTGGCCACCGGCGCCGCCATCACCGCCTGGGGATTCCTGGGCTGCCTGGGGGTGGCCGCCAACCTGCCATGCCTGCTACGCGCCTATGGCTTCTTCCAGCTGGCCGCACTGATGGGCGGGCTTGCCGCCGGCCTCTCCGGGCTCTTCTACCGCGAGGACATTGCCGGGGGCTTCCGCAGTGGCCTGCACCAGGCAGTGGCAGCCTACGGTGAGGACGACGGTCGGGCTGACGCCCTGGACAGCCTTCAGAGGGTGCTCGAGTGCTGCGGGGCCGAGGGATGGCGCGACTGGCTCAGCTCTGACTGGGCAACCCAAGATTTCTCTGGCGGCTCGGCAGTGTTGCCCGGGAACATCACCTGGACGTCGGTGCCCGACAGCTGCTGCGTGCGACGTAAGGGCTGTCGCAACCGACCGCTGCCGGAGGGGGGCAGCCAAGGAGTGGCGGCAGCTGCTGGGATCCATCCTCACGGATGCTTCCGGAAAGTGTTCAGCTTTGTCAACGACAATGTCTTTCACATCGCTGCAACTGTGCTTGGGCTGGCTTTCATCCAAGTCGCAGGCATCACACTGGCATGCCTACTCGCCAACCGGTTGGCACCTCGGTTACAGCGACCAGGAGTTCATTAA